The following proteins are co-located in the Planococcus plakortidis genome:
- a CDS encoding phospho-sugar mutase gives MTWKQRMQKWLGHEGLDADTKQQLQLLAEDEQLAEDAFYQDLVFGTGGMRGEIGPGTNRMNVYTVRKASKGIADYIESFGKEAMGRGVAIAFDSRRMSPEFAEEAARTFAAAGIRAYVYEAARTTPQLSFTVRKLNAFMGIVITASHNPPEYNGYKVYGEDGAQLDLETADQVIGFVSRVEDELAIQNKEFDSGLLEILGEELDRAYIDQVLAVQETSVEPISVVFTPLHGASGATVRRVFDEAGYSGVTYVEEQMAPDGEFPTVESPNPEESSAFDLARKYGEEQTADLLIAIDPDGDRVGAAVWTGTQYELLTGNQTGGILLEYLLGQKKAKGELPEDGRIFKTIVTSGFGEAVARSYGVESEDVLTGFKFIGEKLRENDARHEFTFLFGYEESYGYLIRDFARDKDAVQATLLLVEAAAFYKKQGKNLYGVLNELYERHGFYRELLVSVTKKGIEGAREITQLLDGLRAAPPQSIAGIAVAKIEDYDSRTRTLVDMGTSETIVLPKSNVLKYFLSDGSWVCVRPSGTEPKVKYYFGVKAATQQESDEKLELLKESFLDIVANQ, from the coding sequence ATGACATGGAAACAGCGAATGCAAAAATGGCTCGGGCACGAGGGGCTGGATGCGGACACGAAACAGCAGCTGCAATTACTAGCGGAAGATGAACAATTGGCGGAAGATGCGTTCTATCAGGATTTGGTGTTCGGAACAGGGGGCATGCGCGGCGAAATCGGGCCGGGCACGAACCGCATGAACGTCTATACCGTCAGGAAAGCATCGAAAGGGATTGCCGATTACATCGAGAGCTTCGGGAAAGAAGCGATGGGACGCGGCGTGGCGATCGCTTTCGACAGCCGCCGCATGTCGCCGGAATTTGCCGAAGAAGCGGCGCGCACATTTGCGGCAGCGGGCATCCGTGCTTATGTGTATGAAGCGGCGCGCACGACACCGCAATTATCGTTCACGGTGCGCAAGTTGAATGCCTTCATGGGCATCGTCATCACCGCAAGCCACAACCCGCCGGAATACAACGGCTATAAAGTTTATGGGGAAGACGGCGCGCAATTGGATTTGGAGACGGCGGACCAGGTCATCGGATTTGTCAGCCGTGTCGAAGACGAACTGGCAATCCAAAACAAAGAGTTTGATTCGGGCTTGCTGGAAATTCTCGGCGAAGAGCTCGACCGCGCCTATATCGACCAAGTCCTGGCGGTGCAGGAAACAAGCGTTGAGCCGATCAGCGTCGTCTTCACCCCGCTGCATGGGGCGTCTGGCGCGACCGTTCGCCGAGTTTTTGATGAAGCCGGCTATAGCGGTGTCACTTACGTCGAAGAACAAATGGCGCCGGACGGTGAATTCCCGACGGTGGAGTCGCCGAACCCGGAAGAATCATCGGCATTCGACCTCGCCCGGAAATACGGCGAAGAGCAGACCGCAGACCTATTGATTGCCATCGACCCGGACGGCGACCGCGTTGGCGCGGCGGTTTGGACCGGGACGCAATACGAATTGCTGACGGGCAACCAAACCGGCGGCATCTTGCTGGAGTATTTATTGGGCCAGAAAAAAGCCAAAGGTGAACTGCCGGAAGATGGGCGTATCTTCAAGACCATCGTCACTTCCGGATTCGGGGAAGCGGTCGCTAGAAGCTACGGCGTAGAGAGCGAAGATGTGTTGACAGGCTTTAAATTCATCGGTGAGAAATTGCGTGAAAACGATGCCCGGCATGAATTCACGTTCCTGTTCGGCTACGAAGAAAGCTACGGCTATTTGATCCGCGATTTCGCACGCGATAAAGACGCGGTTCAAGCGACATTGCTATTGGTCGAAGCGGCTGCCTTCTATAAGAAGCAAGGCAAGAACCTGTACGGTGTCTTGAATGAATTGTACGAACGCCACGGCTTCTACCGTGAATTGCTCGTCTCCGTAACCAAAAAAGGCATCGAAGGGGCACGGGAAATCACCCAGCTACTCGACGGCTTGCGCGCGGCACCGCCCCAATCCATTGCCGGCATTGCAGTGGCAAAAATCGAAGACTACGACAGCCGGACACGGACACTTGTCGATATGGGTACGAGCGAAACGATCGTCTTGCCAAAATCGAATGTCCTGAAATACTTCCTATCGGATGGCTCGTGGGTTTGCGTGCGCCCGAGCGGCACCGAGCCGAAAGTGAAATACTATTTCGGCGTCAAAGCAGCCACCCAGCAGGAAAGCGACGAAAAACTTGAACTACTGAAAGAATCGTTTCTCGACATCGTTGCAAACCAATGA
- a CDS encoding GAF domain-containing sensor histidine kinase: protein MVPEQHSDVILLKEIAELLNEETNMERMLGGAIDKLLQNSNFETAWIFFIDEKGKHRLVAQANLPDALEERDCRHLTKGGCWCVKRYHDGDLDKASNIIACQRIENAKAAHGKIGNISHHATVPLQSGKERFGLLNIAAADTVRFSKDELALLESVAFQIGSAIKRIVLTKQEQELALVKERNRLARDLHDSVNQLLFSVTLTARGGIEMAEDEAQKSTFRDIQHLSQEALNEMRALIWQLRPKGLESGLIDAIKAYGEMLGLSMETKVTGVIQLPSRTEETLFRIAQEALNNVRKHAGTSAAQIYVTVTPTDVLLVIKDEGLGFSLAHGAIPSIGIQSIRDRAKAEGGTADWSSELSKGTEILVRIPY from the coding sequence ATGGTGCCTGAACAGCATTCAGACGTCATCTTATTGAAAGAGATCGCAGAGTTGTTGAACGAAGAAACGAATATGGAGCGCATGCTCGGCGGGGCGATCGATAAGCTGCTGCAAAACTCCAATTTTGAAACGGCGTGGATCTTTTTCATCGATGAAAAAGGCAAGCACAGGCTCGTGGCACAAGCCAATTTGCCGGATGCCCTCGAGGAACGCGACTGCCGCCATTTGACGAAAGGCGGCTGCTGGTGTGTAAAACGCTATCATGACGGCGATTTGGATAAAGCCTCGAACATCATCGCCTGCCAGCGCATCGAAAACGCCAAAGCAGCGCACGGAAAAATCGGCAATATTTCGCATCACGCGACCGTGCCCCTGCAATCCGGCAAGGAAAGATTCGGCTTGCTCAACATCGCTGCGGCCGATACGGTGCGCTTTTCAAAAGACGAATTGGCTTTATTGGAATCGGTCGCTTTCCAGATAGGTTCCGCCATCAAGCGCATCGTCCTGACCAAACAAGAACAAGAGCTGGCACTCGTCAAAGAACGCAATCGGCTCGCGCGGGATTTGCACGATTCAGTCAATCAACTCTTGTTCTCAGTCACATTGACGGCAAGAGGCGGCATCGAAATGGCGGAAGACGAAGCGCAAAAAAGCACGTTCCGCGATATACAGCATCTCAGCCAGGAAGCGCTCAATGAAATGAGGGCATTGATCTGGCAATTGCGGCCGAAAGGGCTGGAGAGCGGTTTGATCGATGCCATCAAAGCCTACGGGGAAATGCTCGGGCTATCGATGGAAACGAAAGTGACCGGTGTCATCCAATTGCCGTCGCGAACGGAAGAAACTTTATTCCGCATCGCGCAGGAAGCGCTAAATAATGTGCGCAAGCATGCGGGCACGAGCGCTGCCCAAATTTACGTAACGGTCACACCGACAGATGTCTTATTGGTCATCAAAGACGAAGGGCTCGGCTTTTCCCTTGCACACGGCGCAATCCCGTCGATCGGCATACAAAGCATTCGCGACCGGGCGAAAGCAGAGGGCGGCACCGCTGACTGGTCCAGCGAATTAAGCAAAGGAACGGAAATCCTGGTCCGGATTCCGTATTAA
- a CDS encoding response regulator transcription factor produces MRVLIADDHHVVRRGLLFFLKTQKDIEVVGEAANGIEAVEMAGELQPDIVLMDLVMPEMDGIQATRKIKESYPDMIVLMLTSFSDRDHILPAIEAGAAGYQLKDIEPDELVESLRSLMRGENTLHPKASSELAKAPEDPPPHVLHPLTPREAEVLAELTKGKSNREVASALFVTEKTVKTHISNIFIKLEVQDRTQAALYAVKHGLTEYAN; encoded by the coding sequence ATGAGAGTATTGATTGCGGATGATCATCACGTAGTTAGAAGAGGGTTGTTGTTTTTCCTGAAAACGCAAAAAGACATTGAAGTAGTCGGGGAGGCTGCAAATGGCATCGAAGCTGTCGAAATGGCAGGCGAGCTGCAGCCCGATATCGTCTTGATGGATCTGGTCATGCCGGAAATGGATGGCATCCAGGCCACAAGGAAAATCAAGGAGTCTTATCCGGATATGATCGTCTTGATGCTCACGAGCTTTTCCGACCGCGACCATATCCTGCCGGCGATCGAAGCGGGTGCTGCCGGTTATCAGCTGAAAGATATCGAGCCGGATGAATTGGTGGAATCGCTGCGCAGCTTGATGCGCGGGGAGAACACGCTGCATCCGAAAGCTTCGTCGGAGCTGGCGAAAGCGCCGGAAGACCCGCCGCCGCATGTGTTGCATCCCTTGACCCCAAGGGAAGCGGAAGTGCTCGCCGAATTGACCAAAGGGAAAAGCAACCGGGAAGTGGCGTCTGCTTTGTTCGTCACGGAGAAGACGGTGAAGACGCATATCTCCAATATCTTCATCAAGCTTGAAGTCCAGGACCGGACGCAAGCGGCGCTTTACGCCGTCAAGCACGGATTGACGGAATACGCCAATTGA
- the rsgA gene encoding ribosome small subunit-dependent GTPase A, with protein sequence MSIIEQYGWNESFAQSLPEQKIPGRVILEHKSGYRVMTDFGEWPATLSGNYRHSHSRDEFPSVGDWVALEQMPGEDKGIIHQLLPRSSRFTRKAAGETSEMQTIAVNLDYVFLVMSLNHDFNVRRLERYLVAAWDSGAMPVVVLTKSDQCEDPAIYLKEVAATAFGVDAFAVSALTGAGMEAFGRYLTGGKTGALLGSSGVGKSSLINALTDSEKMAVQDIREDDSKGRHTTTHRELVLLPGGGLLIDTPGMREFQLADSADGLETSFQDITSFAAECRFRDCSHQQEPGCRIQSALASGELPEERYASYLKLLRELDYIERKSDLAKQQAERAVWKQRTKEYRSRPVKKR encoded by the coding sequence TTGTCAATTATCGAACAGTACGGATGGAATGAATCATTCGCACAATCATTGCCTGAACAGAAAATCCCAGGCCGCGTCATTCTCGAACACAAAAGCGGTTACCGCGTCATGACCGATTTTGGTGAATGGCCAGCCACTTTATCTGGAAATTATCGCCATAGCCACAGCCGCGACGAATTCCCAAGCGTCGGGGACTGGGTGGCGCTAGAGCAAATGCCCGGCGAAGACAAAGGCATCATCCACCAGCTATTGCCAAGAAGTTCGCGCTTCACCCGAAAAGCAGCCGGGGAAACGTCCGAGATGCAGACCATCGCCGTCAATCTCGACTACGTCTTCTTGGTCATGTCACTCAATCACGACTTTAATGTCCGGCGCCTTGAACGGTATCTCGTCGCTGCTTGGGATTCCGGTGCCATGCCGGTCGTCGTGCTAACGAAAAGCGACCAATGCGAAGACCCTGCAATTTACTTGAAAGAAGTCGCTGCTACCGCGTTCGGCGTCGACGCATTTGCCGTTTCAGCTCTGACCGGAGCTGGCATGGAAGCCTTTGGTCGCTATTTAACTGGCGGCAAAACCGGCGCGCTGCTCGGTTCGTCCGGTGTCGGAAAATCCTCGCTCATCAACGCCTTGACCGATAGCGAGAAAATGGCGGTACAGGACATCCGCGAAGACGACAGCAAAGGGCGGCACACGACGACCCACCGCGAACTCGTGCTGCTGCCGGGCGGCGGTTTATTGATCGACACGCCGGGCATGCGCGAATTCCAGCTGGCCGATTCTGCCGACGGCCTGGAAACAAGCTTCCAGGACATCACTAGCTTCGCTGCTGAATGCCGGTTCCGTGATTGCAGCCACCAGCAAGAACCCGGGTGCCGCATCCAATCGGCACTCGCTTCGGGTGAATTGCCGGAAGAGCGCTATGCAAGCTACTTGAAATTGCTGCGTGAGCTCGACTATATCGAACGGAAAAGCGATCTCGCCAAACAACAGGCAGAACGCGCGGTATGGAAACAGCGCACGAAAGAATACCGCAGCCGCCCTGTCAAAAAAAGATAA
- a CDS encoding DUF2254 domain-containing protein — protein sequence MKKVYYNWREKLWVTPAFYSILAVLLSIGFFYVDLLLVRQYREFIPDILLTNVELAQTIMGALAGALLTMTTFTFSTILVVLTMYSSQFSPRTLKNFVHDRLTWRVLGVFLGGFIYNTLSLLFMRDALYTHDVISTFVGILIAFLCLSTFAYFIHHIATHVQVEKLIDELEKDAERIIGTYSDKQQQEMELETQWNPDGFAETILAGTDGYIQFLYFDKLTGYAVEHELEVEILHGIGSYVHENTPLFRVYQRQQEDLDLRRFITIGTERTTDQDLDFAIQKMVEVALRAISPGINDPNTANGIIIRVGRLLGKLSHLETGTLTIRDEEQKDRVRYPFFTFPHFLYLTFHQLIHYGKEDVSVVAAILESLTNAAQLSSPSHHEAIWGTQLYVLEHVEEASFKRLDRRYIQGKLDRLAQAMDRRPVLLSDYRRDRGQDQQL from the coding sequence ATGAAGAAGGTTTATTACAATTGGCGTGAAAAATTATGGGTGACGCCAGCTTTTTACAGCATCCTCGCTGTCTTATTATCGATCGGTTTTTTCTATGTGGATCTATTGCTTGTCCGGCAATACCGTGAATTCATCCCCGATATCTTATTGACCAATGTGGAATTGGCCCAGACGATCATGGGTGCGCTCGCCGGTGCGCTATTGACGATGACGACTTTTACATTTTCCACGATTCTCGTCGTGCTGACGATGTATTCATCCCAGTTTTCCCCGAGGACCTTGAAGAACTTTGTGCATGACCGCCTGACCTGGCGGGTGCTCGGCGTCTTTTTGGGCGGTTTTATCTATAACACGCTGTCGTTATTGTTCATGCGCGATGCGCTTTATACGCATGACGTCATTTCGACATTTGTCGGGATTCTCATCGCGTTTCTATGCCTGTCGACGTTTGCGTATTTTATCCATCATATTGCAACGCATGTGCAGGTAGAGAAATTGATCGATGAGCTTGAAAAGGATGCTGAACGCATCATTGGCACGTATAGCGACAAACAGCAGCAGGAAATGGAACTGGAAACCCAGTGGAATCCCGATGGTTTTGCCGAAACAATCCTTGCCGGAACTGATGGATATATCCAATTCCTGTATTTTGACAAATTGACAGGGTATGCAGTAGAGCACGAGCTGGAAGTTGAAATTCTTCACGGCATCGGTTCGTATGTCCACGAGAATACACCATTGTTCCGTGTCTACCAACGCCAGCAAGAAGATCTCGATCTTCGGCGCTTTATCACAATCGGCACGGAGCGGACAACTGATCAGGACCTTGATTTCGCCATTCAGAAAATGGTTGAAGTGGCGCTGCGGGCAATCTCCCCGGGCATCAACGACCCGAATACGGCGAATGGCATCATCATCCGGGTTGGACGGCTGCTCGGAAAATTAAGCCATCTTGAAACCGGCACCCTCACGATCCGTGACGAAGAGCAAAAAGACCGAGTGCGCTATCCATTCTTCACATTCCCGCATTTTCTTTACCTGACGTTCCATCAATTGATCCATTACGGAAAAGAGGATGTATCGGTCGTGGCCGCTATCCTTGAATCACTGACAAACGCTGCGCAATTATCCAGTCCGTCGCATCACGAGGCCATTTGGGGAACACAGCTGTACGTTCTCGAGCACGTGGAGGAGGCATCTTTCAAACGGCTTGACCGCCGTTATATCCAAGGGAAGCTGGATAGGCTGGCACAAGCGATGGACCGCCGCCCGGTCTTGCTCAGCGATTACCGGCGTGACCGGGGACAGGACCAGCAGCTATAG
- a CDS encoding mechanosensitive ion channel family protein, whose protein sequence is MQNQQLFEGIDILRDLTVMEFFMFFLYLLLILIGKWIAQAVLKRILTHDGYQERIYPILEDVLNWVAFYGSILLFLFYFWQEEWLTTPFYETEGVGVSVLLVVVAVMIVTFSSRVVKAFNRFVMPYVYGQFDVDLGMSYTINRLIYYAVMFMAIAVSFTIVGLDLRAVGVVFSVLGIGIGFGVRNIAANFVSGIIILFERPMEVGEMVEIDKKIGRITKIKLRSTIVETTKDGTLVVPNQYFIEQIVKNRSGARLFARVVVSVEYGCDTELVGDLLVQAAEREIMEIEGVPDEKPDAQFIDFRNSSMDFQVEARVLNVEMKDKLESRIRHGIASLFVEHGIRLASLPGERAE, encoded by the coding sequence ATGCAGAACCAGCAATTATTTGAAGGCATCGACATATTGAGGGACTTGACCGTCATGGAGTTTTTCATGTTTTTCCTTTATCTATTATTGATACTCATCGGAAAATGGATTGCCCAAGCCGTGCTGAAACGGATTTTAACGCATGATGGCTATCAGGAGCGGATTTACCCCATTCTCGAAGATGTTCTGAATTGGGTCGCTTTTTACGGCAGCATTTTGCTGTTCCTGTTCTATTTCTGGCAGGAGGAGTGGTTGACGACACCCTTTTATGAAACAGAAGGAGTCGGGGTCTCCGTGTTGTTGGTTGTCGTTGCCGTCATGATTGTCACGTTTTCGAGCCGTGTCGTCAAGGCATTCAATCGCTTTGTCATGCCTTATGTCTATGGCCAGTTCGATGTGGATCTGGGCATGAGCTATACGATCAACCGGCTCATTTATTATGCTGTGATGTTTATGGCCATTGCGGTCAGCTTCACGATCGTCGGGCTGGATCTGCGTGCAGTGGGCGTTGTCTTCAGTGTGCTCGGGATCGGCATCGGTTTCGGTGTCCGCAATATTGCCGCGAACTTTGTATCGGGCATTATCATTTTATTCGAACGGCCGATGGAAGTGGGGGAAATGGTCGAGATCGACAAGAAAATTGGGCGCATCACAAAAATCAAGCTGCGCTCGACGATTGTCGAAACTACGAAAGATGGGACCCTTGTCGTGCCGAACCAGTATTTTATCGAACAGATCGTCAAGAACCGTTCGGGAGCGAGGCTGTTCGCGCGGGTCGTGGTCAGTGTCGAGTACGGTTGCGATACGGAATTGGTGGGAGATTTATTGGTGCAGGCAGCGGAACGCGAGATCATGGAAATCGAAGGCGTGCCCGATGAAAAGCCCGACGCCCAGTTCATTGATTTCCGCAATTCCTCGATGGATTTCCAAGTGGAGGCGCGCGTGCTCAATGTCGAAATGAAAGACAAGCTCGAGAGCCGGATCCGCCATGGGATTGCCTCCTTATTCGTCGAACATGGGATCCGCCTCGCATCCTTGCCAGGCGAGCGGGCAGAATAA
- a CDS encoding cation diffusion facilitator family transporter, which translates to MELYDNLRKGEKGAWLSIGAYLFLSAIKLGVGFWGGSEALKADGLNNVTDIVASVAVLIGLRISQKPPDDNHHYGHLKAETIASLLASFIMAVIGLQVLLNSVKTVFNPATESPSPLTAVVAFFSAAVMYGVYRYNLKLGQEINSSAVRAAAYDNRSDALVSIGAGIGITGAIFGAPLIDSITAFLVGLIIIKTALDIFRESVLTLTDAFDEESVESLSVLIRRVPGVLELRDFKGRTHGNVMFIDLTVSVAPYLNVVESHWITEEIERKIQKVKPSCVVLVHIEPDYSIGEDEEDG; encoded by the coding sequence ATGGAATTATACGATAACCTTCGCAAAGGAGAAAAAGGCGCCTGGCTCAGTATAGGAGCTTACTTGTTTTTAAGTGCCATCAAACTCGGCGTCGGGTTTTGGGGCGGCTCGGAAGCATTGAAGGCGGATGGCCTGAACAATGTCACCGACATCGTCGCTTCGGTCGCGGTGCTGATCGGCTTGCGGATCTCCCAGAAGCCCCCGGATGACAACCACCATTACGGCCATTTGAAAGCAGAGACGATCGCTTCCCTTTTGGCTTCGTTCATCATGGCGGTCATCGGCCTGCAAGTCCTGCTGAATTCGGTGAAGACGGTGTTCAACCCAGCTACGGAATCCCCTTCCCCACTGACCGCTGTGGTCGCTTTTTTTTCGGCAGCTGTCATGTATGGCGTTTACCGCTATAACTTGAAGTTGGGCCAGGAAATCAACAGTTCAGCCGTCCGTGCCGCCGCTTACGATAACCGCTCGGATGCGCTTGTCAGCATCGGCGCCGGAATCGGCATTACCGGCGCCATCTTCGGCGCTCCGCTGATTGATTCGATCACCGCATTTCTTGTCGGGTTGATCATCATCAAGACGGCTTTGGACATTTTTCGCGAGTCGGTGTTGACCTTGACCGATGCGTTCGATGAGGAATCCGTCGAATCGCTTTCTGTCTTGATCCGGCGCGTGCCGGGCGTACTCGAATTGCGTGATTTCAAAGGGCGTACCCACGGGAATGTCATGTTCATCGATTTGACCGTCAGCGTGGCGCCTTATTTGAATGTGGTCGAAAGCCATTGGATCACCGAAGAAATCGAACGGAAAATCCAGAAAGTGAAACCGAGTTGCGTCGTCCTCGTACATATAGAGCCAGATTACTCGATAGGGGAGGACGAAGAAGATGGTTGA
- a CDS encoding hemolysin family protein has product MDIPIRIAAIAALICSAAFFSACEYAIVNIRKTRLGESSAHNEKQAQAAMKIAGQADMYLFACQVGIALSVLGLGWVGHALVQEAFQPFAVNLGLPAASAGWISFLLAFLGISLLLVVFGELFPKTFAIRNPERTILTFARPLVVAYWILSPPLFLFSTIARMISALFGIKKLSPREMGHTEEELKLLLSDSLKSGEINASEYDYVNRIFEFDERIAKEIMVPRMEMSTITHDLNLREVFALEGIEQYTRYPVTDGDKDHVLGVVNMKHLLSAYVKKPEIEELPVSAFIQPVIQVIETMPVSELLLKTQRERIHMAILRDEYGGTSGLVTIEDILEEIVGDIQDEFDINETPDVQKLGEHHYIFNAKLLLHTVNAILGIDIDEEDIDTIGGWFMDMHFDAVEGQKIIEQGYEFRIQEVEGHHILYLEVQKAPADDLPV; this is encoded by the coding sequence TTGGACATTCCCATACGAATAGCGGCGATTGCCGCGTTGATTTGTTCCGCCGCATTCTTCTCTGCGTGCGAATACGCCATTGTTAATATCCGCAAGACGCGTCTCGGGGAATCCAGCGCCCATAATGAAAAGCAAGCACAAGCGGCCATGAAAATCGCTGGCCAGGCCGATATGTACCTGTTCGCCTGCCAAGTAGGCATCGCCCTGTCGGTGCTTGGGCTCGGTTGGGTGGGCCATGCGCTCGTCCAGGAAGCGTTTCAGCCCTTTGCCGTGAATCTCGGTCTGCCGGCAGCAAGTGCTGGCTGGATAAGTTTTCTACTCGCTTTTTTGGGGATAAGCTTACTATTGGTAGTATTCGGTGAGCTGTTTCCGAAGACTTTCGCTATCCGCAATCCGGAACGCACCATCTTGACGTTCGCCCGGCCGCTTGTTGTCGCTTACTGGATTTTGTCCCCGCCCCTTTTCCTGTTCAGTACCATCGCCCGCATGATTTCGGCATTGTTCGGCATTAAAAAATTATCCCCCCGTGAAATGGGCCATACCGAGGAAGAATTGAAACTGCTGTTATCCGATAGCCTGAAAAGTGGTGAAATCAATGCATCCGAATACGATTACGTCAACCGCATCTTCGAATTCGATGAGCGCATCGCCAAAGAAATCATGGTGCCGCGCATGGAGATGAGCACGATCACCCATGACTTGAACTTGCGCGAGGTATTTGCACTGGAGGGCATCGAGCAATACACGCGCTATCCGGTTACGGACGGCGATAAAGACCATGTCCTTGGGGTCGTCAATATGAAGCATCTGTTAAGTGCGTATGTAAAGAAACCGGAAATTGAGGAGTTGCCGGTCTCCGCTTTCATCCAGCCCGTCATTCAAGTCATCGAAACGATGCCGGTCAGCGAATTGTTGCTGAAAACACAGCGAGAGCGTATCCACATGGCCATTTTGCGCGATGAATACGGGGGCACTTCAGGACTTGTGACCATCGAAGACATACTCGAAGAAATCGTCGGTGATATCCAGGATGAATTCGATATAAATGAAACTCCCGATGTCCAAAAGTTGGGAGAGCACCATTATATTTTCAATGCCAAATTATTGCTCCATACCGTAAACGCCATTCTTGGGATTGACATCGACGAGGAAGACATCGATACTATTGGGGGATGGTTCATGGATATGCATTTTGATGCAGTCGAAGGCCAGAAAATCATTGAACAAGGATACGAATTCCGTATCCAGGAAGTCGAAGGCCATCATATCCTTTATTTAGAAGTTCAAAAGGCACCGGCTGATGATCTTCCTGTATAA
- the chrA gene encoding chromate efflux transporter: MIEKNPKEKGRWIVKRKERWMEILKASTKLGLTSFGGPAAHIGYFRDEYVHRRKWLDDKAYADLVALCQFLPGPASSQVGISIGMLRGGIMGGFLSWLGFTLPSVVALMIFAMLISSGSVDIAWLQGLKIVAVAVVAHALLGMGKSLTPDVQRLMIAFGAAIAILLVPTAWAQIVVILLTGVIGFLLYRKEQAPDAVKLALTFGKKTGVAAWGIFGALLIGFPLVRPFIESSAFAIFDIFYRVGAIVFGGGHVVLPMLEREVVPEWMTADAFIAGYGAAQAVPGPLFTLSAYLGQLMNGAGGVLIAVIAMFLPSFLLVIGTLPFWSVIRTKPGIQAALKGINAGVVGILLAALYDPVFTSAIQGPVDFAIAIAAFGMLVYLKLAPWKVVLITALLGALAYAL; encoded by the coding sequence ATGATAGAGAAGAATCCAAAAGAGAAAGGGAGATGGATAGTGAAGCGAAAAGAACGCTGGATGGAAATCCTGAAAGCCTCGACCAAGCTGGGCTTAACCTCGTTTGGCGGGCCGGCTGCCCATATCGGCTACTTCCGGGATGAATATGTACATAGAAGAAAATGGTTGGACGATAAAGCATACGCCGACTTGGTGGCATTATGCCAATTCTTGCCTGGGCCTGCCAGTTCCCAGGTCGGCATCTCGATCGGCATGCTGCGCGGTGGCATTATGGGAGGCTTTTTGTCATGGCTCGGGTTTACTTTGCCATCTGTAGTCGCCTTGATGATTTTTGCCATGCTGATCAGTAGCGGATCAGTCGACATCGCATGGCTGCAAGGCTTGAAGATCGTTGCAGTGGCGGTCGTCGCCCATGCGCTTCTCGGCATGGGGAAATCACTGACTCCGGATGTGCAGCGGTTGATGATCGCTTTTGGGGCAGCCATCGCCATTTTGCTGGTACCGACCGCCTGGGCACAGATCGTGGTCATTCTATTGACAGGCGTCATCGGGTTTCTCTTATACCGGAAAGAACAAGCGCCTGATGCCGTCAAGCTTGCCTTGACCTTCGGCAAAAAAACCGGAGTCGCCGCGTGGGGAATTTTCGGCGCGTTACTGATCGGTTTTCCGCTTGTTCGGCCGTTCATCGAATCGAGCGCATTTGCGATTTTCGATATTTTCTACCGCGTCGGCGCGATCGTCTTTGGCGGGGGCCATGTCGTCTTGCCGATGCTTGAGCGTGAAGTCGTGCCTGAATGGATGACGGCCGATGCCTTCATCGCCGGGTACGGAGCAGCACAGGCTGTCCCGGGACCCTTGTTTACTTTATCTGCTTATTTGGGGCAATTAATGAATGGTGCGGGAGGCGTATTGATTGCCGTCATCGCAATGTTCCTGCCGTCATTCCTCTTGGTTATCGGGACATTGCCGTTTTGGAGCGTCATCCGTACAAAGCCAGGCATTCAAGCGGCGTTGAAGGGAATCAATGCCGGGGTTGTCGGTATTTTGCTTGCGGCGCTATATGATCCGGTTTTCACTTCCGCCATTCAGGGGCCGGTCGATTTCGCCATTGCGATTGCGGCCTTCGGAATGTTAGTCTATTTGAAACTGGCTCCGTGGAAAGTCGTCTTGATTACGGCGCTTCTCGGCGCGCTGGCTTATGCTCTATAG